Proteins encoded within one genomic window of Brassica rapa cultivar Chiifu-401-42 chromosome A09, CAAS_Brap_v3.01, whole genome shotgun sequence:
- the LOC103837461 gene encoding probable pectate lyase 22, giving the protein MFLCLSPFTHMFHPKTLKLYLQQEAKNTMLVSSHASFTLVFLYCIFFSAVALSLPVSDPELVVEEVHRQINESISRRNLGYFSCETGNPIDDCWRCDKDWEKNRKQLADCGIGFGKNAIGGRDGEFYVVTDPGNDDPVNPKPGTLRYAVIQDQPLWIIFIRDMTIQLKEELIMNSFKTLDGRGASVHISGGPCITIQYVTNIIIHGLHIHDCKQGGNTYVRDSPEHYGWRTISDGDGVSIFGGSHVWVDHCSLSNCNDGLIDAIRGSTAITISNNYLTHHNKVMLLGHSDTYVQDKNMQVTIAFNHFGEGLVQRMPRCRHGYFHVVNNDYTHWEMYAIGGSANPTINSQGNRFLAPNGPFDKEVTKHEDAPESEWSHWNWRSEGDLMLNGAFFTLSGAGPGKSSSYSKASSLAARPSSHVGEITIASGALSCKKGSHC; this is encoded by the exons ATGTTTCTTTGTCTTTCTCCCTTCACTCATATGTTTCATCCTAAAACCTTAAAACTTTATCTACAGCAAGAAGCCAAGAACACAATGCTAGTTTCATCACATGCATCCTTTACACTTGTCTTTCTCTACTGCATTTTCTTCTCCGCAGTGGCTTTGTCTTTGCCCGTTTCTGACCCCGAGCTCGTCGTTGAGGAAGTACACAG GCAAATAAACGAGTCTATATCAAGAAGGAACTTAGGATACTTCTCGTGTGAGACCGGTAATCCAATCGATGATTGTTGGCGATGCGACAAAGATTGGGAGAAAAACCGGAAACAGTTAGCTGATTGTGGAATCGGTTTTGGCAAAAACGCAATCGGTGGTCGTGACGGTGAGTTCTACGTGGTCACCGATCCAGGAAACGACGATccagtaaaccctaaacccggAACTCTAAGATACGCAGTGATCCAAGACCAACCGCTTTGGATCATATTTATCCGTGACATGACGATCCAACTAAAAGAAGAACTCATAATGAATTCTTTCAAAACCCTAGACGGTCGAGGAGCATCCGTACACATCTCTGGTGGACCGTGCATAACCATACAATATGTGACCAACATTATAATCCACGGTTTGCATATACATGATTGTAAACAAGGTGGGAACACTTACGTACGAGACTCTCCAGAGCATTACGGGTGGCGAACGATATCGGACGGTGACGGTGTGTCGATCTTCGGTGGGAGTCACGTATGGGTTGATCATTGCTCGCTCTCGAATTGTAACGATGGGTTGATTGATGCGATACGTGGATCAACGGCTATAACGATCTCTAATAATTACTTGACGCATCACAATAAGGTTATGTTATTGGGACATAGCGACACGTATGTGCAAGACAAGAACATGCAAGTCACTATCGCTTTTAACCATTTTGGAGAAGGCCTCGTCCAAAGAATGCCAAG GTGTCGACATGGATATTTTCATGTGGTGAACAATGACTATACACATTGGGAGATGTATGCCATTGGAGGAAGTGCTAATCCTACCATCAACTCTCAAGGCAACCGCTTTCTTGCTCCTAATGGCCCTTTTGACAAAGAG gtaaCCAAGCATGAGGATGCGCCAGAAAGCGAGTGGAGTCACTGGAACTGGAGATCAGAAGGAGATCTAATGCTTAACGGTGCATTCTTTACACTTTCTGGAGCTGGGCCAGGTAAATCGTCAAGCTATTCGAAAGCCTCAAGCCTAGCTGCTAGACCGTCCTCTCACGTTGGTGAGATAACTATAGCATCGGGTGCACTCAGCTGCAAAAAAGGTTCTCACTGCTGA
- the LOC103837460 gene encoding probable inactive purple acid phosphatase 29 → MADKTRGTTLFVFFRFSAFLFCLLLAPVPTSSHRPKLRFGLNGEFKILQVADMHFANGATTRCLDVLPPQKAHCSDLNTTVFMSRVIAAEKPDLIVFTGDNIFGFDVKDPVKSMNAAFAPAIASKIPWVAILGNHDQESTLTRQELMKHIVKLPNTLSQVNPPEAAHYIDGFGNYNLQIRGAAESSLQNKSVLNLYFLDSGDYSSVPYMEGYDWVKTSQQFWFERTSKRLQRVYNAEPNPQQGTAPGLAYFHIPLPEFWSFDSKNATKGVRQEGTYSASTNSGFFTTLVTRGDVKSVFVGHDHVNDFCGKLKGLNLCYGGGFGYHAYGKAGWERRARVVVAELNKKKGDVKAIRTWKRLDDQHLSVIDAQVLWTSSVNGSVASRL, encoded by the exons ATGGCGGACAAGACCAGAGGAACGACCCTGTTCGTCTTCTTTCGTTTCTCCGCGTTCTTGTTTTGTCTCCTCCTAGCTCCGGTTCCGACATCGTCACACCGTCCCAAACTCAGGTTCGGTCTGAACGGCGAGTTCAAGATTCTCCAAGTTGCCGATATGCACTTCGCAAACGGCGCAACTACTCGCTGTCTCGATGTTCTTCCTCCCCAGAAAGCTCACTGCTCCGACCTCAACACCACCGTCTTCATGTCTCGAGTCATCGCCGCCGAGAAACCTGACCTCATCGTCTTCACCg GTGATAATATATTTGGGTTTGATGTTAAGGACCCTGTGAAGTCAATGAACGCTGCTTTTGCTCCAGCGATTGCCTCTAAGATCCCATGGGTTGCTATATTAGGAAACCATGATCAAGAATCTACTTTGACACGACAAGAACTGATGAAACACATCGTGAAGCTTCCCAACACTTTGTCTCAAGTGAACCCTCCTGAGGCTGCTCATTACATTGATGGGTTTGGTAACTACAATCTCCAGATCCGTGGAGCTGCTGAGTCCAGTCTACAGAACAAATCTGTTCTCAATCTTTATTTTCTGGACAGTGGAGATTACTCTAGCGTTCCTTACATGGAAGGTTATGATTGGGTCAAGACTTCTCAGCAGTTTTGGTTTGAGAGAACTTCAAAACGTCTCCAG AGAGTGTACAACGCAGAGCCTAATCCTCAGCAAGGTACAGCTCCAGGACTAGCTTACTTCCACATTCCATTACCAGAGTTTTGGAGTTTCGACTCAAAGAACGCGACAAAAGGAGTGAGACAAGAAGGAACATACTCAGCTTCCACAAACTCTGGTTTCTTCACAACGTTGGTAACTAGAGGAGATGTGAAGTCAGTGTTTGTGGGTCATGACCATGTCAACGACTTTTGTGGTAAACTCAAAGGTTTGAACTTATGCTATGGTGGTGGGTTTGGTTACCATGCGTATGGTAAAGCTGGGTGGGAAAGGAGAGCTAGAGTTGTGGTTGCTGAGTTGAATAAGAAGAAGGGAGATGTGAAAGCGATTAGGACATGGAAGAGGCTTGATGATCAGCATCTCTCTGTTATCGATGCTCAGGTTCTTTGGACCAGTTCTGTGAACGGATCAGTTGCTTCTCGTTTATGA